In one window of Chryseobacterium viscerum DNA:
- the pruA gene encoding L-glutamate gamma-semialdehyde dehydrogenase — translation MSKAISQVPLAVNEPVNSYEPGSPEVKSLIDTYKKMWAEKIEVPMIINGKEVKTDTKVQLQSPQDHAHDFGFYYQGGMQHVDDAINAALAAKQEWNELGWEQRAAIFLKAADLLAGPYRDVINAATMIGQSKNVHQAEIDAACEFIDFLRFNVEFMTEMYAEQPVSDNGIWNRVEYRPLEGFCFAVTPFNFTAISGNLPTCMAMLGNVVVWKPSDKQVYSAKVIMDVLTEAGLPAGVINMIFTDGKETAEKVLAHRDFAGLHFTGSTKVFQGMWKMIGDNIHNYRTYPRIVGETGGKDFVIAHPSANVEAVATALVRGAFEYQGQKCSAASRAYVPKSLWADVKKVMETQMNSIKVGSPEDTSNFVNAVIDKNSFEKCKGYIDRANASGEATVAIGGKYDDSKGWFVHPTVIETINPHYESMVEEIFGPILSIYVYEDQDWKETLKLVDSTSPYSLTGSVFSQDRYAINEAYKALENASGNFYINDKPTGAVVGQQPFGGGRASGTNDKAGSKMNLLRWVSVRSVKETFVSPKNYKYPYLG, via the coding sequence ATGTCAAAAGCAATTTCGCAAGTACCATTAGCGGTAAATGAGCCGGTAAATTCTTATGAACCGGGATCTCCGGAAGTTAAAAGCCTTATCGACACTTATAAAAAAATGTGGGCTGAAAAGATTGAAGTTCCAATGATCATCAATGGAAAAGAAGTGAAAACTGATACAAAAGTACAGCTTCAGTCTCCACAGGATCATGCTCATGATTTCGGTTTCTACTATCAGGGTGGTATGCAGCATGTGGATGACGCTATCAACGCGGCATTGGCAGCTAAACAGGAATGGAATGAACTAGGCTGGGAACAGCGTGCCGCAATTTTCTTAAAGGCAGCTGATCTTTTGGCTGGTCCTTACAGAGATGTAATTAATGCTGCTACAATGATCGGGCAGTCTAAAAATGTACACCAGGCTGAAATTGATGCGGCTTGTGAATTTATTGACTTCTTAAGATTCAACGTAGAATTCATGACAGAAATGTATGCTGAGCAGCCGGTTTCTGACAATGGAATCTGGAACCGTGTTGAGTACAGACCATTAGAAGGATTCTGCTTTGCAGTAACTCCGTTCAACTTTACAGCGATTTCCGGAAATCTTCCTACTTGTATGGCAATGTTAGGAAACGTAGTGGTTTGGAAGCCGTCTGACAAGCAGGTATATTCTGCAAAAGTAATCATGGATGTATTGACAGAAGCGGGTCTTCCTGCAGGGGTTATCAACATGATCTTTACAGATGGAAAAGAAACTGCTGAAAAAGTATTGGCACACCGTGATTTTGCCGGTCTTCACTTCACAGGTTCTACGAAAGTATTCCAGGGAATGTGGAAAATGATTGGTGATAATATCCACAACTACAGAACATATCCAAGAATCGTTGGAGAAACAGGTGGTAAAGATTTTGTAATCGCTCACCCATCTGCTAACGTAGAAGCTGTAGCTACTGCATTGGTAAGAGGTGCTTTTGAATATCAGGGACAAAAATGTTCTGCTGCTTCAAGAGCCTATGTACCTAAGTCTCTTTGGGCTGACGTGAAAAAAGTAATGGAAACTCAGATGAATTCTATCAAAGTAGGTTCTCCAGAAGATACTTCAAACTTCGTAAACGCAGTAATTGACAAAAATTCTTTCGAAAAATGTAAAGGATATATTGATAGAGCTAATGCTTCAGGTGAAGCTACTGTTGCAATCGGTGGAAAATATGACGATTCTAAAGGATGGTTCGTACATCCAACAGTGATTGAAACTATAAATCCTCACTACGAAAGCATGGTAGAAGAGATCTTCGGCCCAATCTTATCAATCTACGTATATGAAGATCAGGACTGGAAAGAAACTCTGAAACTGGTAGATTCTACTTCTCCTTATTCATTAACAGGTTCTGTATTCTCACAAGACCGTTACGCAATCAATGAAGCTTATAAAGCTTTAGAGAATGCTTCAGGTAACTTCTATATTAATGATAAACCAACAGGTGCTGTAGTAGGACAACAACCTTTCGGTGGTGGTAGAGCTTCAGGAACAAATGACAAAGCAGGTTCTAAAATGAATCTTCTAAGATGGGTTTCTGTAAGAAGCGTAAAAGAAACGTTTGTTTCTCCAAAAAACTACAAATATCCATACCTTGGGTAA
- the ureA gene encoding urease subunit gamma, protein MHLTPRETEKLMLFLAGELALKRKARGLKLNYPESIALISHFLLEGARDGKKVAELMQEGANLLTKEDVMPGVSEMIHDVQIEATFPDGTKLVTVHNPIR, encoded by the coding sequence ATGCACTTAACACCGAGAGAAACGGAGAAGCTTATGCTATTTCTGGCAGGCGAACTCGCTCTAAAAAGAAAGGCAAGAGGCCTTAAATTAAACTACCCGGAATCAATTGCTCTGATCAGTCACTTTTTGCTTGAAGGAGCAAGAGACGGAAAAAAAGTAGCCGAACTGATGCAGGAAGGAGCAAACCTTCTTACCAAAGAAGATGTGATGCCAGGCGTTTCAGAAATGATCCACGATGTTCAGATTGAAGCAACTTTCCCGGATGGGACAAAGTTGGTAACCGTACACAACCCAATCCGCTAA
- the ureB gene encoding urease subunit beta: MIPGEIFVKEGTIICNEGRETVKIKVTNTGDRPIQVGSHFHFFEVNKAMSFDREKAFGKRLNIVASTAVRFEPGEEKEVELVEIGGTKKAMGFNNLVDGQVDSEEQKKASLAKVEELNFKNH; this comes from the coding sequence ATGATACCAGGAGAAATTTTTGTAAAAGAAGGTACAATTATCTGCAATGAAGGCAGAGAAACTGTAAAAATAAAAGTGACAAACACAGGAGATCGTCCTATTCAGGTAGGTTCACACTTTCACTTTTTTGAAGTCAATAAAGCGATGAGCTTTGACCGCGAGAAAGCTTTCGGAAAGAGACTGAATATTGTAGCAAGTACTGCAGTACGTTTCGAGCCAGGAGAAGAAAAAGAAGTGGAGTTGGTAGAAATAGGAGGAACCAAAAAAGCAATGGGCTTCAATAACCTTGTTGACGGACAGGTAGATTCTGAAGAACAGAAAAAAGCAAGCCTTGCAAAAGTTGAAGAGTTAAACTTTAAAAATCACTAA
- the ureC gene encoding urease subunit alpha, with the protein MSLNVDRKQYANILGPTAGDKIRLGDTEIIIEIEKDFTHYGDEAVFGGGKTVRDGMGQNVTAKRDEGVLDLCITGAVIIDHWGIVKGDIGIKDGKIVGIGKAGNPDTMDGVSPNMIIGASTEVHGGKGYIVTAGGIDTHIHYICPQQIETSLYSGITTMIGGGTGPNDGTNATTVTPGRFNMQKMLEAAEEYPMNLGFFGKGNCSAEEPIEEQVEAGALGVKIHEDWGATPATIDAALKVADKYDVQVAIHTDTLNEGGFLEDTMRAINGRVIHTFHTEGAGGGHAPDIIKAAMYPNVLPASTNPTRPYTVNTIDEHLDMLMVCHHLSKNIPEDVAFADSRIRPETIAAEDILHDMGVFSIMSSDSQAMGRPGEVITRTWQTASKMKEQRGALEEDQNTNNDNYRAKRYVAKYTINPAIAHGISEYVGSLEEGKLADLVIWKPALFGVKPEMIVKGGFVIAAKMGDPNASIPTPQPVIYRNMFGAHGKAKFGTCANFVSQISIDNGTIASYKLEKMILPVKNCRNISKKDLIHNDKTPLIEVNPENYKVTVDGEYITCEPAETLPLTQLYYLF; encoded by the coding sequence ATGAGCTTAAACGTAGACAGAAAACAATACGCCAATATATTAGGTCCTACAGCCGGAGATAAAATCAGACTGGGAGACACTGAAATTATCATTGAAATTGAAAAAGATTTCACTCACTACGGTGACGAAGCAGTTTTCGGAGGAGGAAAAACTGTACGTGACGGGATGGGACAGAATGTTACCGCTAAAAGAGACGAAGGTGTTCTGGATCTTTGTATTACAGGAGCTGTAATCATTGATCACTGGGGAATTGTAAAAGGTGATATCGGGATCAAAGACGGAAAAATTGTAGGAATCGGAAAAGCAGGTAATCCTGATACGATGGATGGTGTATCTCCTAATATGATTATTGGTGCTTCAACGGAAGTTCATGGTGGAAAAGGATATATCGTAACTGCAGGAGGAATTGACACCCATATTCATTATATCTGTCCTCAGCAGATCGAAACATCACTTTACAGCGGAATCACTACAATGATCGGTGGCGGTACAGGTCCAAATGATGGAACTAATGCTACCACAGTAACTCCGGGGAGATTCAACATGCAGAAAATGCTTGAAGCAGCAGAAGAATATCCTATGAATCTTGGTTTCTTCGGAAAAGGAAACTGTTCGGCAGAAGAACCTATTGAAGAGCAGGTGGAAGCAGGTGCTTTAGGGGTAAAAATTCACGAAGACTGGGGAGCAACTCCCGCAACGATTGATGCCGCATTGAAAGTAGCGGATAAATATGACGTTCAGGTTGCCATCCACACCGATACGTTGAATGAAGGAGGATTCCTTGAAGATACCATGAGAGCAATCAACGGAAGAGTGATCCATACATTCCACACAGAAGGAGCTGGTGGAGGCCACGCACCGGATATCATTAAAGCGGCTATGTACCCCAATGTATTACCAGCTTCTACAAACCCTACGCGTCCTTACACAGTAAATACAATCGATGAGCACTTAGATATGCTGATGGTTTGCCACCACCTGAGCAAAAATATTCCTGAGGATGTAGCGTTCGCAGATTCCCGTATTCGTCCTGAAACCATTGCAGCAGAAGATATTCTTCATGATATGGGTGTTTTCAGCATTATGAGTTCAGATTCTCAGGCGATGGGAAGACCTGGGGAAGTGATCACAAGAACATGGCAGACGGCAAGCAAAATGAAAGAGCAGAGAGGTGCTTTGGAAGAAGATCAGAATACCAATAACGATAACTACCGTGCAAAAAGATATGTTGCTAAGTATACCATCAACCCGGCTATTGCACATGGTATTTCAGAATATGTAGGATCTCTTGAAGAAGGAAAACTGGCAGATTTGGTAATCTGGAAACCTGCATTATTCGGAGTAAAACCGGAAATGATTGTAAAAGGAGGATTTGTAATTGCTGCTAAAATGGGAGATCCTAATGCATCTATCCCAACGCCTCAGCCTGTTATTTACAGAAATATGTTCGGAGCCCACGGAAAAGCTAAGTTTGGGACTTGTGCCAACTTCGTTTCCCAGATCTCTATTGATAACGGAACAATTGCTTCTTACAAGCTGGAAAAAATGATTCTTCCGGTGAAAAACTGTAGAAATATTTCCAAAAAAGATCTTATCCATAATGATAAGACTCCTTTAATTGAAGTGAATCCTGAAAACTATAAAGTAACGGTAGATGGTGAATACATCACTTGCGAACCTGCGGAAACACTTCCTTTAACACAGTTGTATTACTTGTTCTAA
- the ureE gene encoding urease accessory protein UreE, giving the protein MIINQIIGNLTENPTEKTIDYLDLEWFETTKRIQRKKTRQGIDVAIKFLREGQRLREGDILFEDAEKIIAINVLETEAIVMSPNSLLEMGTVCYEIGNKHIPLFIQNDKVLLPFEMPMFRWLEASGFKPEKQSVKLLNLLKSNVEPHGHGSLGSTIFTKILKMAAPKDE; this is encoded by the coding sequence ATGATAATTAATCAAATCATAGGCAATCTAACTGAAAATCCTACGGAGAAAACCATAGATTATCTTGATCTGGAATGGTTTGAAACCACCAAAAGAATCCAGCGTAAAAAAACCAGACAGGGAATTGATGTTGCGATTAAATTTCTCAGAGAAGGACAGCGTTTGCGTGAAGGAGATATTCTTTTTGAGGATGCAGAAAAAATAATTGCAATAAATGTTCTGGAAACAGAAGCTATTGTAATGTCACCTAATTCACTGCTGGAAATGGGCACGGTATGTTATGAAATCGGGAATAAACATATTCCGCTTTTTATTCAGAATGACAAAGTATTGCTTCCTTTTGAAATGCCGATGTTCAGATGGCTGGAGGCAAGCGGGTTCAAACCGGAAAAACAATCTGTGAAACTGCTGAATCTTCTTAAATCGAATGTAGAACCTCACGGACACGGAAGTTTGGGATCAACAATCTTTACAAAAATCCTAAAAATGGCTGCCCCGAAAGATGAATAA
- a CDS encoding urease accessory protein UreF, whose translation MNNININFLSGLLHLADPTLPIGGYTHSNGLETYVQERIVHNLATAKEFVQNMLQYNLKFNDGAFVKLAYKAAEKGDLEGLILLDNECNAIKCPKEIRQASQKLGLRLIKIFRRRESFPFMEAFEKAVQNKEANSHYCIVFGVYAYLMKIPLYEALLGFYYTSVAGMITNAVKLVPLGQLDGQDILFSLYPVMEKTVWETMELDRDMVGLCNTAFDIRCMQHERLYSRLYMS comes from the coding sequence ATGAATAATATAAACATAAATTTCCTGTCAGGACTGCTTCATCTAGCAGACCCTACACTTCCCATCGGTGGTTATACCCATTCTAACGGACTTGAAACCTATGTACAGGAAAGAATTGTACATAATCTGGCAACAGCAAAAGAGTTTGTACAGAATATGCTTCAGTACAACCTTAAATTCAATGATGGAGCTTTTGTAAAACTGGCTTATAAAGCAGCAGAAAAAGGAGACTTAGAGGGGTTGATACTTCTTGATAATGAATGTAATGCGATAAAATGTCCAAAGGAAATCCGCCAGGCCAGCCAGAAACTGGGGCTCAGACTGATCAAAATTTTCAGGAGAAGAGAAAGTTTCCCTTTTATGGAAGCTTTTGAAAAAGCAGTTCAGAATAAAGAAGCCAATTCTCATTACTGTATTGTGTTCGGAGTGTATGCTTACCTGATGAAAATTCCTTTGTACGAAGCACTTTTGGGATTCTACTATACTTCAGTTGCCGGAATGATTACCAATGCTGTAAAATTGGTTCCTCTCGGACAGCTGGACGGACAGGATATCCTGTTTTCTCTGTATCCTGTAATGGAAAAAACAGTATGGGAAACCATGGAGCTGGACAGAGATATGGTAGGACTTTGTAATACCGCTTTTGATATCAGGTGCATGCAGCATGAAAGGCTTTATTCAAGGCTTTATATGTCATAG
- the ureG gene encoding urease accessory protein UreG, with the protein MENRKYIKVGVAGPVGSGKTALLERLSRKLFGTYDLGVITNDIYTKEDAEFMAKNSLLPHDRIIGVETGGCPHTAIREDASMNLEAVDELAARFPEIELVLIESGGDNLSATFSPDLADVTIFIIDVAEGEKIPRKGGPGITRSDLLIINKIDLAPYVGASLEVMENDARRMRKGNPFVFTNLKTDEGLDKVIGWIKKYALLEEIEEPNLVR; encoded by the coding sequence ATGGAAAATAGAAAGTATATAAAAGTAGGAGTGGCAGGACCTGTAGGTTCCGGGAAGACTGCATTATTGGAACGCTTAAGCAGAAAATTATTCGGGACTTATGATCTTGGAGTAATTACTAATGATATTTATACCAAAGAAGATGCTGAATTTATGGCGAAAAACAGCCTTCTTCCCCACGACAGAATTATCGGTGTAGAAACAGGAGGTTGCCCCCATACTGCCATTCGTGAAGATGCAAGTATGAATCTTGAAGCAGTAGATGAACTGGCAGCACGTTTCCCGGAAATCGAACTGGTTCTTATCGAAAGTGGAGGTGATAACCTTTCAGCAACATTCAGCCCGGACCTTGCAGACGTTACGATCTTTATTATCGATGTAGCGGAAGGAGAAAAAATCCCTAGAAAAGGAGGACCTGGTATTACAAGATCAGACTTATTGATTATCAATAAAATTGACCTCGCACCTTATGTAGGAGCCAGCCTTGAAGTAATGGAAAATGATGCCAGAAGAATGAGAAAAGGAAATCCTTTTGTATTTACAAATCTGAAAACAGATGAGGGATTGGATAAAGTAATAGGTTGGATCAAAAAATATGCTCTTTTAGAGGAAATTGAAGAACCCAACCTGGTAAGATAA
- a CDS encoding urease accessory protein UreD, which translates to MDSRLKIIAGFKGGESYVKDLYVSLPFRVVSVGQRKSDKKLYQMVMSSSPGILDGDHYHLDVTLEKGAALQLQSQSYQRLFNMKDKALQELNVSMEDETSFAYVPHPIVPHEDSNFKSKANIHIGKDSQIIISEIITCGRKHYGEVFKLKRFQNVMEIYHNNKLMVKDNVLIQPDMIPISSIGNLEQYTHQGTLIFYSTKENVDKNGLIEEIVEAAAQHHEEMEVGVSAMEDNGFVVRALGHGGEMMYNLFLHIQEILWSLE; encoded by the coding sequence ATGGATAGTCGTTTAAAAATTATTGCAGGATTCAAGGGAGGAGAATCCTATGTGAAAGACCTTTATGTCTCGCTTCCTTTCAGAGTAGTTTCTGTAGGACAGCGGAAAAGTGACAAAAAGCTCTATCAGATGGTGATGAGCTCCTCTCCGGGAATTCTGGATGGAGACCATTATCATCTGGATGTTACCCTTGAAAAAGGAGCTGCTCTTCAGCTGCAGTCGCAATCTTATCAGAGATTGTTCAATATGAAGGATAAAGCACTTCAGGAGCTCAATGTCTCTATGGAAGACGAAACCTCTTTTGCGTATGTACCTCATCCGATCGTTCCGCATGAAGATTCCAACTTTAAGAGTAAAGCGAATATTCATATCGGAAAAGACAGTCAGATCATCATCAGTGAGATCATTACCTGTGGGAGAAAACATTATGGTGAAGTTTTTAAACTGAAGCGTTTTCAGAATGTCATGGAAATTTATCATAATAATAAACTGATGGTGAAAGATAACGTTCTGATCCAGCCTGACATGATCCCGATCAGCAGTATCGGAAATCTGGAACAGTATACCCATCAGGGAACCCTGATCTTTTACAGCACAAAGGAGAATGTAGATAAAAACGGATTGATCGAAGAGATCGTTGAAGCAGCTGCACAGCATCATGAAGAAATGGAAGTAGGAGTTTCCGCAATGGAAGATAACGGTTTCGTAGTAAGAGCTTTGGGACACGGAGGTGAAATGATGTATAACCTCTTCCTGCATATTCAGGAAATCCTTTGGTCACTTGAGTAA
- a CDS encoding urea transporter, with the protein MDEFFKKLPFLDNILKGIGQIMLQENRWTGLLFLIGIFMGSWQCGVAVLLSTAAGTFTAMKLKYNQSEINAGLYGFSAALVGVALSFLFETTVLIWVLIVLGGALAAVIQHFFIQKKIPVFTFPFIIITWVLVFALHHFTHIPPSAMLSSEVVPTEYDDFLACTNGFGEVIFQGGILSGMIFFLAVFISSPIAALYGLTASILGAGLSQLNGEPIKEIHMGLFGFNAVLSAIVFSGVKKTDGLWVLIAVLITIAIDDLLIDNHCLDIVGGVFTFPFVAGTWITLLLQKVLLKVKK; encoded by the coding sequence ATGGACGAATTTTTCAAAAAACTACCCTTTTTAGACAATATATTAAAAGGAATCGGGCAGATTATGCTCCAGGAAAACAGATGGACCGGGCTTCTGTTTCTGATAGGAATCTTTATGGGAAGCTGGCAGTGCGGAGTTGCAGTACTGCTTTCAACAGCGGCCGGAACTTTTACAGCAATGAAGCTTAAATATAATCAATCTGAAATCAATGCAGGACTTTATGGTTTCAGTGCAGCCCTTGTGGGAGTCGCATTATCCTTCCTTTTCGAGACTACGGTTCTGATCTGGGTTTTAATCGTGTTGGGTGGAGCATTGGCAGCTGTTATTCAGCATTTCTTTATCCAAAAGAAAATTCCGGTGTTTACTTTTCCTTTCATCATCATTACATGGGTATTGGTTTTTGCTTTGCATCATTTTACCCATATTCCGCCGTCTGCGATGTTGAGCAGTGAAGTAGTTCCTACAGAATATGATGACTTTCTTGCCTGTACCAACGGATTCGGCGAGGTAATATTCCAGGGAGGAATACTTTCAGGAATGATCTTTTTTCTTGCCGTTTTCATCAGTTCCCCGATAGCTGCCTTATACGGATTGACCGCTTCTATTCTTGGGGCAGGATTATCACAGTTGAATGGTGAACCTATTAAAGAAATTCACATGGGATTATTTGGATTTAATGCTGTCCTTTCGGCAATTGTTTTCTCAGGAGTCAAAAAAACAGATGGCTTATGGGTGCTGATCGCTGTCCTTATTACCATTGCTATTGATGACCTTTTGATTGATAATCATTGTCTGGATATTGTTGGAGGAGTGTTTACTTTCCCATTTGTAGCCGGAACGTGGATTACTCTTTTACTACAGAAGGTACTTCTTAAAGTAAAAAAATAG
- a CDS encoding TonB-dependent receptor, with translation MKITKIAAVFLVMAFSGKMMAQETEKQLLIKDADDKFPIADALVKYDHGNSHTHTGTDGTFAIPVKSLPDTLLISRPGYDGVKWVVTNDEDKNKVIFLQHKPFQISEVAINHSSFLSAITKVDLNKFPVSSAQDLLRKVPGLFIAQHAGGGKAEQLFLRGFDADHGTDVSVNVDGMPVNIVSHAHGQGYSDLHFVIPETVNNIDFGKGAYYMDRGDFNTAGYVDFQTYNGLKNSMIKLEGGSFNSKRVLGMFNILHDDLGRKNAYIAAEYNYTDGPFDVKQNFNRVNIFGKYNQWLTDNDYFNIQFSTFNSSWNASGQIPERAVDEGIIGRWGSIDPTEGGKTSRTNLQMNFKHIISPSEQIDAMAFYSKYNFNLYSDFTFNLKDKDHGDEIQQTDGRNIYGAEVKYTKTFTLANSSLNWTSGIGLRNDDINTLQLNHVYHRDMLLDKLSDVTGTETNLHAYSGLVWKTGKWTINPALRVDHFIFNMHNLLDVEQLPSGQSKEATRLSPKLNFSYAQNDNVMWFLKTGMGFHSNDLRVVVPNKNENTLPYSIGADFGVRLHPFKSLIITPALWYMDLQQEFVYVGDDAVVEPSGKSRRFGADLGVRFQPLENFYLNADINYSHARFTEEEKGQDYVPLAPVVTSTGSVNWDFLHGFSLGIQYRYLGARPAVEDNSIRTKSYFVNDLMLSYNRQKWGANFQINNLFNVKWNEAQFATETQLKGEAEPVTDLTYTPGSPFGVRVGVYYKF, from the coding sequence ATGAAAATAACAAAAATAGCAGCCGTATTTCTGGTCATGGCTTTCAGTGGAAAAATGATGGCGCAGGAAACCGAAAAACAGCTGCTGATAAAAGATGCAGATGACAAATTTCCCATTGCAGATGCTTTGGTAAAATATGACCACGGAAACAGCCATACTCATACAGGAACAGACGGTACATTCGCCATTCCTGTAAAATCCCTTCCTGATACTCTTTTGATCAGCCGTCCGGGATACGATGGGGTAAAATGGGTGGTGACCAATGATGAAGATAAAAATAAAGTTATTTTTTTACAGCATAAGCCGTTTCAGATTTCTGAAGTAGCCATCAATCACAGCTCGTTTTTGTCAGCTATAACGAAGGTTGATTTGAATAAATTTCCGGTAAGCTCAGCACAAGATCTGCTCAGAAAAGTTCCGGGATTGTTTATTGCACAGCATGCGGGTGGTGGAAAGGCGGAACAGCTTTTTTTAAGAGGATTTGATGCTGATCACGGTACCGATGTAAGCGTAAATGTAGATGGAATGCCGGTGAACATTGTTTCTCACGCTCATGGTCAGGGATATTCTGATCTACACTTTGTAATTCCTGAAACTGTTAATAATATAGACTTTGGAAAAGGAGCTTATTATATGGACCGCGGAGACTTCAATACAGCGGGATATGTGGATTTTCAGACATACAATGGGTTAAAAAACAGTATGATTAAGCTGGAAGGAGGCTCATTCAATTCAAAAAGAGTCCTGGGAATGTTCAATATTTTGCATGATGATCTGGGACGAAAAAATGCGTATATAGCAGCAGAATACAACTATACAGACGGACCTTTTGATGTAAAACAGAATTTTAACAGAGTCAATATCTTCGGGAAATACAATCAATGGCTTACGGATAACGATTATTTCAATATCCAGTTCTCTACATTCAATTCTTCGTGGAATGCTTCCGGACAGATTCCGGAACGTGCCGTAGATGAAGGAATCATTGGGAGATGGGGAAGTATAGACCCTACGGAAGGCGGAAAAACATCCAGAACAAACCTTCAGATGAACTTCAAGCATATTATTTCTCCTTCCGAACAGATTGATGCCATGGCTTTCTATTCAAAGTATAATTTCAATCTGTATTCTGATTTCACCTTTAATTTAAAAGATAAAGATCATGGCGACGAAATTCAGCAGACTGACGGAAGAAATATCTACGGTGCCGAAGTAAAATATACCAAAACTTTCACCCTGGCCAACAGCTCTTTAAACTGGACTTCTGGAATTGGATTAAGAAATGATGATATCAATACGCTACAGCTTAACCACGTTTATCACAGAGATATGCTGCTTGATAAATTATCAGACGTGACAGGAACGGAAACCAATCTTCATGCATACTCAGGACTGGTATGGAAAACCGGAAAATGGACCATTAATCCGGCTTTGAGAGTAGATCATTTTATCTTTAATATGCACAATCTGCTGGATGTGGAACAACTGCCATCCGGACAGTCAAAAGAAGCAACAAGACTGAGCCCGAAATTGAATTTCTCCTATGCTCAGAACGACAATGTGATGTGGTTCCTGAAAACAGGAATGGGATTTCACTCCAATGACCTGAGAGTAGTGGTTCCCAATAAAAATGAAAATACCCTTCCATATTCTATTGGAGCAGATTTCGGGGTGAGATTACACCCATTCAAATCCTTGATCATCACTCCGGCATTATGGTATATGGATCTTCAGCAGGAATTTGTCTATGTAGGAGATGATGCAGTAGTAGAGCCTTCCGGAAAATCAAGACGCTTCGGTGCCGATCTTGGAGTGCGTTTTCAGCCATTGGAAAACTTTTATCTGAATGCAGATATCAATTACTCTCATGCAAGATTTACCGAAGAAGAAAAAGGTCAGGATTACGTTCCATTAGCTCCGGTAGTCACCAGTACAGGATCTGTAAACTGGGATTTCCTGCATGGTTTTTCTTTAGGAATCCAATACAGATATCTTGGGGCAAGGCCGGCTGTAGAAGACAACAGCATCAGAACGAAATCTTACTTTGTCAATGATCTTATGCTTTCTTATAACCGTCAGAAATGGGGAGCGAATTTTCAAATTAACAATCTTTTCAATGTAAAATGGAACGAAGCCCAGTTTGCAACAGAAACTCAGCTAAAAGGAGAAGCGGAACCTGTTACAGACCTTACTTACACCCCGGGAAGTCCTTTTGGAGTGAGAGTAGGAGTGTATTATAAGTTTTAA
- a CDS encoding helix-turn-helix domain-containing protein: MEVLSNFQYKKLFLPNITDKILANNADIQLYRIENYLKGILMPVIPYRTTFNFIIFVTNGHIRQYLENKEYHAEKGGVIFIKQGTITATVELSDDIEGFFLAYENNILSEQELPKHKSSIFFMTPFLNLDSLTYGTITQLLPIMEQELWLNNLNINDVVVTMLHLILIKMLSTDSDTHHKSATRPMELSLQFRDLLFKYHVGEKRVAFYADKLSVTESYLNKCVKGVTQKSPKQWINEIDINYSKALLHSSKDIAEIAYELNFHTASHFTQLFKKIAGITPKEYRTQFLSSSRISV; this comes from the coding sequence ATGGAAGTACTATCCAATTTTCAATATAAAAAGCTTTTTCTTCCGAATATTACGGACAAGATATTAGCCAATAATGCTGATATACAGCTGTATCGGATAGAAAACTATCTGAAAGGAATTCTGATGCCGGTGATTCCGTACCGTACAACGTTCAATTTTATTATTTTCGTTACAAACGGTCACATCAGACAATACCTTGAAAATAAAGAATATCATGCTGAAAAAGGCGGGGTTATCTTCATCAAACAAGGTACCATTACGGCAACGGTTGAGTTATCAGACGATATTGAAGGTTTCTTCCTGGCTTATGAAAATAATATCCTCTCCGAACAGGAGCTGCCCAAACATAAAAGCAGCATATTTTTCATGACTCCCTTCCTGAATCTTGACAGCCTGACCTACGGCACCATTACACAGCTTCTTCCCATTATGGAGCAGGAATTGTGGTTAAATAATCTCAATATCAATGATGTAGTAGTGACGATGCTTCATCTTATTTTAATCAAAATGCTGAGCACAGACTCTGATACTCATCACAAATCAGCGACACGTCCTATGGAATTGTCCCTTCAGTTTCGGGATCTTTTGTTTAAATATCATGTGGGAGAAAAGAGAGTAGCGTTTTATGCCGATAAACTGTCTGTAACAGAAAGCTATCTGAATAAATGTGTAAAGGGTGTAACCCAGAAATCACCAAAACAGTGGATCAATGAAATTGATATCAATTACAGCAAAGCATTACTTCACTCCAGTAAAGATATTGCAGAGATTGCTTATGAGCTGAATTTTCATACCGCTTCCCATTTTACCCAGCTTTTCAAAAAAATTGCAGGCATTACCCCGAAGGAGTACAGAACTCAGTTTTTGAGCAGCAGCAGGATTTCAGTTTGA